Proteins from a single region of Argiope bruennichi chromosome 6, qqArgBrue1.1, whole genome shotgun sequence:
- the LOC129972904 gene encoding uncharacterized protein LOC129972904 produces MEASGSLRLLRSSKSKEDEVKKYNLRSSKDSNESLKNRHQLSDSKICILKKCHNLKPKIASLRSHTKTEKEKTKKQVERLEKIKEIRPLRMHKGRNSKTKPNILETDRENYAHVNSSQNNIRSVKGKGHINKTNFIEKSDSSNFDKTYLINGAVYQPEILTPLTDLKEVKNGIQTRTKKEKRKSLDDDKFYKKIKTVKEISPLRMRKGKRCTDKSKTKVEVLEPKEDDCVNGNPGQNSIVSVKVRCRTNKITCGESTNLIKGAMHLPKISGSLLDLKEVTNNISSLPTTEPSVAEDAKLKNLMMSFVDTSFRDQVTSNATIDFQNEFMTNYNIAKSIISEAVEKISQSGEDFEIESVDGTLNNDDVFNSFPKGEISHCDLNLMGPSNLIKSDTANQVKSQEQICETSSVDFIEEVAAFLDICNEQTSETCKKTNVCPNISKDLNASNSGSDELNQSLPLLQKEDIIDSVENLVDSDMPELSFMGEKNLDLEKSKTQICVDLLQNSCVPFCNVPENGEQSSFDHSVNSNNGNQESIAFTDDKVHFLNQTKGECSHKHNGVVRAEDSVKSQKTQLVSQEIGEFGKDKINIDDLINCIDDDYDEFVVVEKRGRTYGDRYKCGKCCNFFKLKTAHLHKNCDVKIRTVLIRNINFICIKCNAHFENLGVLSTHKKTCLSTNRSVVNKSCDLNANGCTKSLTSVQESDSISTNNISNGSHKSNISCQHVEGRNSLNEDYQNSISSFSCPQCNMHITDKHAQTHHLCEIRESITESENSSVNDNAASEAQNLTSERNLQDSQCLLTQPVTSDLNRDVISNSSDPEMPVFIENMTECGLLYSPNEGAKFFIPLSCKFVNDALKADLQNYFPNLNIKNEPIEGGLEQIPSIPDTCIKCKKPLDLKFVDVMHIDEQACLPDNYNNDLLQLKLPCSSCEHLYPVVFRKDILSKLAELSDKYNLDKFNNLQKGDILLKEEVNSTNLPSTECELILPRIEQVVTISSDDFYKLNENETSEIAENSFQQECADPVNQRTTMQNVKRNVNSSVIKPAVSHKSPSVPESVGNVSTVSHHKPMQNVKRNVNRSVIKPAVSHKSPSVSESVGNVSTVSHHKPIQNVKRNVNRSVIKPAVSHKSPSVSGSVGNVSTVSHHKPIQSVKRNVNRSVIKPAVSHKSPSVPESVGNVSTVSHHEPSISSQSSQAKKDLVFIPSEVILEKVFLSEPDLYAKVSDTGSVNYICGECFMSLVKEQIIKHFYEKHNICKNKFTITDA; encoded by the coding sequence ATGGAGGCTTCAGGCTCATTAAGATTGTTAAGAAGTTCAAAAAGTAAAGAAGatgaagtgaaaaaatataacttaaggAGTTCAAAGGATtcaaatgaaagtttgaaaaatcgTCATCAGCTTTcagattctaaaatttgtattttgaagaaaTGCCATAATCTGAAACCAAAGATTGCTTCCTTAAGATCTCACACTAAAACcgaaaaagagaaaacaaaaaaacaagTTGAAAGgttggaaaaaattaaagaaattcgcCCATTAAGAATGCATAAAGGCAGGAATTCAAAAACTAAGCCGAATATATTAGAAACTGACAGAGAAAATTATGCAcatgtaaattctagtcaaaataaTATTCGATCTGTAAAAGGTAAGGGCCAcataaataaaacgaatttcattgaaaaGTCAGATAGCTCAAATTTCGACAAAACTTATCTAATTAATGGTGCAGTATATCAGCCTGAAATTCTTACTCCTTTAACAGATTTAAAAGAAGTCAAAAATGGCATTCAAACCAgaacaaaaaaagagaaaagaaaatcattagatgatgacaaattttataaaaaaatcaaaacagtcAAAGAAATTTCCCCATTAAGGATGCGTAAAGGCAAGAGATGCACTGACAAATCCAAAACTAAAGTTGAAGTACTAGAGCCTAAAGAGGATGATTGTGTGAATGGAAATCCTGGTCAAAACAGTATTGTATCTGTGAAAGTAAGATGCCGCACAAATAAAATAACTTGTGGTGAAAGTACTAATCTAATTAAAGGTGCAATGCATCTGCCCAAGATTTCAGGTTCTTTGTTGGATTTAAAGGAAGTCACAAACAATATTTCTAGTCTACCAACTACAGAACCTTCTGTTGCAGAAGATGCTAAGTTAAAAAACTTAATGATGTCATTTGTTGATACTTCTTTCAGGGATCAGGTGACGAGTAATGCAactattgattttcaaaatgaatttatgacCAATTATAATATTGCTAAAAGTATTATTTCTGAAGCAGTAGAAAAGATTTCTCAAAGTGGGGAGGATTTTGAAATTGAGTCTGTGGATGGAACATTGAACAATGatgatgtttttaattctttcccTAAAGGGGAAATTTCCCATTGTGATCTTAATTTAATGGGGCCTTCTAATCTAATAAAATCCGATACAGCAAACCAAGTGAAAAGTCAAGAACAAATATGTGAAACTTCATCCGTTGATTTTATAGAGGAAGTTGCAGCATTTCTTGATATCTGTAATGAACAGACTAGTGAGACTTGCAAAAAAACAAATGTGTGTCCTAATATCTCCAAAGATTTAAATGCAAGTAATTCAGGAtcagatgaacttaaccaaagTCTTCCGTTGCTTCAAAAAGAAGATATAATTGATTCTGTGGAGAATTTGGTTGATTCAGATATGCCTGAACTAAGCTTCATGGGTGAAAAGAACTTAGACCTTGAAAAATCCAAAACCCAAATTTGTGTtgatttacttcaaaattcttGTGTTCCTTTTTGTAATGTTCCTGAAAATGGTGAACAATCTAGTTTTGACCATTCAGTTAATAGTAATAATGGAAATCAAGAATCAATCGCATTCACTGATGATAAAGTGCACTTTTTAAATCAGACTAAAGGAGAATGCAGCCATAAACACAATGGAGTTGTAAGAGCAGAGGATTCAGTCAAATCGCAAAAGACCCAACTAGTTTCTCAGGAAATTGGAGAATTTGgaaaggataaaataaatattgatgatttaataaattgcattgatGATGATTATGATGAATTTGTGGTTGTTGAAAAGCGTGGAAGAACTTATGGTGATAGATACAAATGTGGTAAATGctgtaatttctttaaacttaaaaCTGCCCATCTTCATAAAAATTGTGATGTAAAAATAAGAACTgtgttaattagaaatattaacttcatttgcataaaatgcaatgcacattttgaaaatttaggcGTCTTATCAACTCATAAGAAAACGTGTCTGTCAACAAACAGATCAGTCGTTAATAAATCTTGTGACTTGAATGCAAATGGATGTACCAAATCTCTCACTAGTGTTCAGGAATCAGATTCAATTTCTACTAACAACATTTCAAACGGAAgtcataaatcaaatatttcatgtcAGCATGTAGAAGGTCGAAATTCTTTGAATGAGGATTATCAAAACAGTATTTCTTCTTTCAGTTGTCCTCAGTGCAATATGCATATTACTGACAAGCATGCTCAAACACATCATCTCTGTGAAATTAGAGAATCCATTACAGAATCTGAGAACAGTAGCGTCAATGATAATGCAGCATCAGAAGCACAAAACTTGACATCAGAAAGGAATTTACAGGATTCTCAGTGTTTACTAACTCAACCTGTCACTTCAGATCTTAACAGGGATGTAATTTCAAATTCCAGTGATCCTGAAATGCCCgtattcattgaaaatatgaCTGAGTGTGGGTTGTTGTATTCTCCAAACGAAGGTGCAAAGTTCTTTATTCCTCTTTCATGTAAATTTGTCAATGATGCACTAAAAGCAgatctacaaaattattttccaaatttgaatattaaaaatgaaccAATTGAAGGTGGTCTAGAACAGATTCCTTCAATTCCAGATACATGCATAAAATGCAAAAAACCActggatttaaaatttgttgatgtAATGCACATTGATGAGCAAGCATGTTTGCCTGATAATTACAATAATgatcttttgcaattaaaactacCATGTTCTTCTTGTGAGCATTTATATCCTGTTGTTTTTCGGAaagatattttaagcaaattagcGGAGctttcagataaatataatttagataaatttaacaatttgcagaaaggagatattttattaaaagaagaagttAATAGTACAAATCTTCCTTCAACTGAATGTGAACTTATTTTACCTCGCATTGAGCAGGTTGTTACGATTAGCAgcgatgatttttataaattgaatgagAATGAAACTTCAGAGATTGCAGAAAACTCGTTTCAACAAGAATGTGCAGATCCTGTCAATCAGAGGACGACAATGCAGAATGTTAAGCGAAATGTGAATAGTTCTGTTATAAAGCCTGCAGTTTCTCATAAATCCCCATCTGTTCCAGAATCAGTTGGGAATGTTTCTACAGTATCTCATCATAAACCAATGCAGAATGTTAAGCGAAATGTGAATCGTTCTGTTATAAAGCCTGCAGTTTCTCATAAATCCCCATCTGTTTCAGAATCAGTTGGGAATGTTTCTACAGTATCTCATCATAAACCAATACAGAATGTTAAGCGAAATGTGAATCGTTCTGTTATAAAGCCTGCAGTTTCTCATAAATCCCCATCTGTTTCAGGATCAGTTGGGAATGTTTCTACAGTATCTCATCATAAACCAATACAGAGTGTTAAGCGAAATGTGAATCGTTCTGTTATAAAACCTGCAGTTTCTCATAAATCCCCATCTGTTCCAGAATCAGTTGGGAATGTTTCTACAGTATCTCATCATGAACCATCCATTTCTTCACAGAGTTCACAAGCTAAAAAAGACCTAGTATTTATTCCATCCGAGGTAATACTTGAAAAAGTCTTTTTATCCGAACCTGATTTATATGCAAAAGTCTCCGACACAGGTAGTGTAAATTATATTTGTGGAGAGTGTTTCATGTCTTTGGTGAAGGAAcagattataaaacatttttatgagaaaCATAACATCTGTAAAAATAAGTTCACTATTACAGATGCATAa